The following proteins come from a genomic window of Rutidosis leptorrhynchoides isolate AG116_Rl617_1_P2 chromosome 10, CSIRO_AGI_Rlap_v1, whole genome shotgun sequence:
- the LOC139871151 gene encoding uncharacterized protein — MELHAQLRDLSIGNQTIEEYLRNIDRITTHLRNLGSNVEDHDLVLHTVNGLRNKFPHVTHIILHREPFPKYDTIRSMLWMEEMTLNSHERLTSDAQLNASHPTALVVQPPPKQPSNL, encoded by the coding sequence ATGGAGTTACACGCTCAGTTACGTGATCTTTCAATCGGCAACCAAACTATTGAAGAATATCTTCGCAACATCGATCGAATTACAACTCATCTACGCAATCTTGGCTCAAACGTGGAAGATCATGATCTCGTTTTACACACTGTCAATGGGTTGCGTAACAAGTTTCCTCATGTCACTCACATCATTCTCCATCGTGAGCCTTTTCCAAAGTATGATACTATCCGATCCATGCTTTGGATGGAAGAGATGACATTAAATAGCCATGAACGCCTCACTTCAGACGCCCAGTTGAATGCTTCTCATCCAACGGCCCTCGTCGTCCAACCACCACCGAAACAACCGtctaatctgtag